In Pedobacter sp. WC2423, the following are encoded in one genomic region:
- a CDS encoding amino acid adenylation domain-containing protein: protein MHNITKQDFIDLGAVPSVYSLFEDTAKHFPELTALSFGQEQLSYDILLQRVTDLSAKITELTNEELIGLSTTRSADMIIAILAILKSGKAYLPLDPAYPQQRLQQIITDSGIKTCICPLEEQEIFGSALNIIAHHTAFIPQHQEKELHVTQNPNAYVLYTSGSTGTPKGVYMTQAALVNLILWQQKNSITGPGSKTLQFAPITFDVSFQEIFCTLTTGATLVLIQDDLRLDPVNLLNFISEAAIDRIFLPFVALQFLAEAATGNQQYPAHLKEIMTAGEQLKITPQVREFFEGLNNCVLFNQYGPTECHVVTELKLTGAPASWPLLPNIGRPVSNTSIYILDQDKNLLQAGETGELAIAGSSLAEGYLNRPELTAEKFVRIPVNGTQTRVYLTGDLARYENDGTIEFLGRKDDQVKIRGYRIELGEIEVILNQIKGIRQAVVTAKADLSGQYRLLAYLVADPENRNTSLIRQELETQLPEYMIPSALIWMEDLPKTTSGKVDKKNLPLPERKRPELAVLYSPARTPLEKRIAAIWARVLEIDQIGINDNFFELGGNSLLALKTVSSLRTEYHIELPITKLYQFPQISGLVKYLDAASAVPKKQRERISDPGQPVAIIGMAGKFPGADTIEELWEVLRHGKETITFFKDLDSSIPDELRNDPQYVKARGILNGADLFDPAFFGINPKLAELMDPQQRIFLEISRDVLEKSGHLPAVYDGLIGVFAGSGNNSYFQHNVAGNTDLINQVGSFQVMTVNEKDYISSRTAYELDLKGPAVSVFSACSTSLLAVTQAVESLRKNQCDVAIAGGASITSPIHSGHIYQEGAMLSRDGHCRSFDAEATGTVFSDGAGVVLLKTLAAALQDGDTIYGLIKGVGVNNDGGTKGSFTAPSTDGQAAAIAMAIADASIDPATISYVETHGTATPLGDPIEIEGLKQAFGAQTAQQFCAIGSIKSNMGHMTAAAGVAGLIKTTLALYYKQIPPSINFEKPNPDILFAGSPFYVNTHLKPWDTAQIRRAGVSSFGVGGTNVHVIVEEHDHLKALNEDQGRLKNLFTWSAKSADSLQAYESVLKTYLHTQAELNHADVAYTLQTTRADFLQRSFFVAGTTEDLTAENKVSTAIVKTLPGETVFLFPGQGAQYPGMGVELYKNEPVYQAAIDECASILMAYLDQDIRQLIYAAADDLQAGILLNNTKYTQPALFITSYAIARLWMSWGIQPSILCGHSIGEYVAAHLAGVFTLEDGLKLIASRGAMVSELPEGSMLSVRASALEIEQFLPETLAIAAINSPKLCVVAGKNEDIDAFQLNLDEKLILHKRLLTSHAFHSAMMDPILKDFSEIVSQVKLNRPQKPIVSTVTGDFLTDAQAQNPGYWTEHLRKTVRFSPAMDTILALDHPVLIEAGPGNTCTTLAWQHEAKTTFTAIASLDKKEAAGSYDAILTALGKTWLAGLTPDWKAFYHNQHRRSIELPAYRYHKKRYWAEPKNKIRQNTLTNTHQITTNPLTAMRKDTLIEKIKHLLENASGIEMDGVTPDRSFIEIGLDSLLLTQVAITFKKEFSLPVSFRQLNEEYSTIDALASYIAKNTAQEPAPAATPVSPDYNQAVNRSAAFAPADTALGLIAQQLQLLTKQVELMSGSAPSVYRDAVSSAPIRTPDTTTTAISAEELIEIKKPFGATARIEKSSAALTPEQKEFLTQLTQRYNQKTAASKAYTQKHRAHMADPRVVSGFKPYTKEIVYSIVANKSLGSHLWDIDGNEYIDALNGFGSNLLGYQHPVLKSAILEQVEKGYEIGPQHELAGEVSQLICEFTGFDRAALCNTGSEAVLGAMRIARTVTGRSLIVSFSGSYHGINDEVIIRGTKKLKSFPAAPGIMPEAVQNMLVLDYGTEESLNIIRERAHEIAAVLVEPVQSRRPEFQPVDFLKEIREITLKSETVLIFDEVITGFRAHQGGAQAIFGIQADLGTYGKVIGGGLPIGAIAGKKQFMDALDGGFWSYGDASYPEAGVTYFAGTFVRHPLALAAGKASLEYMKAKGHEFQLKLNNNTTYLAGLLNEIIEELNLPLFAAHFGSLWKLKFTTEYPYSELLFTLMRYKGIHIWDGFPCFVTEAHTLDEINQIAAKFKESASELIKAGLIPLNESPSLTEAGRSNGISVLQPPVPGARLGRDQSGNPAWFITDPENPEKYLQVESNS from the coding sequence ATGCATAACATTACTAAACAGGATTTTATTGATTTGGGAGCTGTTCCTTCTGTTTATTCTCTTTTTGAGGATACGGCAAAGCATTTCCCAGAACTTACTGCGCTTTCTTTCGGGCAGGAGCAGCTCTCTTATGACATACTCTTACAAAGAGTCACTGACTTAAGTGCAAAAATCACTGAATTAACCAATGAAGAGCTTATTGGCTTAAGTACAACCCGGTCTGCCGATATGATTATCGCCATACTCGCCATACTGAAGTCCGGGAAAGCCTATCTTCCTTTAGATCCCGCTTATCCGCAACAAAGATTACAGCAGATCATTACTGATTCGGGAATTAAAACCTGTATTTGTCCACTGGAAGAGCAGGAAATTTTTGGTTCTGCATTAAATATTATTGCACATCACACTGCTTTTATACCACAGCATCAGGAGAAAGAACTGCACGTTACGCAAAATCCCAATGCTTATGTACTGTATACATCAGGTTCTACAGGCACGCCTAAAGGAGTTTACATGACACAGGCTGCCCTGGTCAATCTTATTTTATGGCAGCAAAAGAATTCAATAACAGGTCCGGGCAGTAAAACCTTACAATTTGCACCGATCACCTTTGATGTGTCTTTTCAGGAAATATTCTGCACATTAACTACAGGGGCAACTTTAGTCCTTATTCAGGATGATTTAAGACTCGATCCTGTTAACCTGCTTAATTTCATCAGCGAAGCTGCTATAGACCGGATTTTCCTTCCTTTTGTAGCCCTGCAATTTTTAGCTGAAGCTGCTACCGGTAATCAACAATATCCTGCACATTTAAAAGAAATCATGACTGCTGGTGAGCAATTGAAAATCACTCCGCAAGTCAGAGAATTCTTTGAAGGATTAAATAACTGTGTACTTTTTAACCAGTACGGACCTACAGAATGTCATGTAGTTACTGAACTTAAACTAACCGGAGCACCTGCCAGCTGGCCATTACTGCCAAATATTGGCCGGCCGGTCTCCAATACAAGTATTTACATTTTAGACCAGGACAAAAATCTGCTGCAGGCAGGAGAAACCGGAGAATTGGCAATTGCAGGAAGCAGCCTTGCCGAAGGTTATCTGAACAGGCCGGAGTTAACCGCAGAAAAATTCGTCCGGATTCCTGTAAATGGTACGCAAACCCGGGTTTATCTGACCGGCGACCTTGCCCGTTATGAAAATGATGGCACTATTGAGTTCCTGGGAAGAAAGGACGATCAGGTTAAAATCAGAGGTTACAGAATTGAATTGGGTGAAATTGAAGTTATCCTCAACCAGATCAAAGGTATCAGACAAGCTGTAGTTACCGCTAAAGCGGATTTAAGTGGCCAGTACAGGTTACTTGCCTATCTGGTTGCCGATCCTGAAAACAGAAATACAAGTCTGATCAGGCAGGAACTTGAAACACAATTGCCTGAATATATGATCCCTTCCGCTTTAATCTGGATGGAAGATCTGCCCAAAACAACCAGCGGTAAAGTAGACAAGAAAAACCTTCCTTTACCCGAACGTAAAAGACCTGAGTTAGCCGTACTTTATAGTCCGGCCAGGACTCCACTGGAAAAAAGAATTGCTGCAATCTGGGCCCGCGTACTGGAAATAGACCAGATCGGGATCAATGATAATTTCTTTGAACTGGGTGGGAACTCCCTTTTAGCTTTAAAAACAGTTTCTTCTTTAAGAACTGAATATCATATCGAACTGCCCATTACTAAACTTTATCAATTCCCGCAAATCAGCGGGCTCGTTAAATATCTTGATGCGGCATCAGCAGTGCCAAAAAAACAAAGAGAACGGATTTCAGATCCGGGACAGCCTGTTGCAATTATTGGCATGGCTGGTAAATTTCCAGGTGCGGATACCATAGAAGAATTGTGGGAAGTATTACGCCATGGGAAAGAAACGATAACTTTCTTTAAAGACCTTGATTCTTCTATTCCCGATGAGCTCAGAAATGATCCGCAATATGTAAAAGCGAGAGGTATTTTAAATGGGGCTGATTTGTTTGATCCTGCATTTTTCGGGATCAATCCTAAGCTTGCCGAACTCATGGATCCCCAGCAAAGGATATTCCTGGAGATCAGCAGAGATGTACTGGAAAAATCAGGACATTTACCTGCAGTTTATGATGGACTGATCGGCGTATTTGCAGGCTCCGGAAATAACAGTTATTTCCAGCATAATGTAGCAGGAAATACCGACCTGATTAACCAGGTTGGAAGCTTCCAGGTCATGACGGTCAATGAAAAAGATTATATCTCTTCCCGCACAGCCTATGAACTGGACTTGAAAGGCCCTGCAGTAAGTGTTTTCTCTGCTTGCTCTACTTCGCTGCTTGCGGTAACCCAGGCAGTAGAAAGTTTGCGGAAAAACCAATGTGATGTCGCAATTGCTGGCGGGGCAAGTATTACTTCGCCTATCCATAGCGGACATATCTACCAGGAAGGCGCCATGTTAAGCCGCGATGGCCATTGTCGTTCTTTTGATGCAGAGGCTACCGGAACAGTATTCAGTGACGGGGCAGGAGTTGTCCTTTTAAAAACACTGGCTGCTGCTTTACAAGACGGAGATACCATTTACGGACTCATTAAAGGTGTTGGTGTCAACAATGACGGAGGCACTAAAGGGAGTTTTACTGCCCCAAGTACCGATGGACAAGCTGCTGCAATTGCAATGGCTATTGCGGATGCCAGTATTGATCCTGCTACAATTTCTTATGTGGAAACACATGGAACAGCTACCCCATTAGGTGATCCGATTGAAATTGAAGGGTTGAAACAGGCTTTCGGAGCGCAGACTGCCCAGCAATTTTGTGCCATAGGCTCTATTAAAAGCAACATGGGCCATATGACTGCTGCTGCTGGTGTGGCCGGTCTGATCAAAACAACCCTTGCTTTATATTATAAGCAGATCCCTCCTTCTATCAATTTTGAGAAGCCCAATCCGGATATACTATTTGCCGGTTCGCCATTTTATGTCAACACACATTTAAAACCCTGGGATACGGCTCAAATCAGAAGAGCAGGTGTAAGTTCTTTTGGTGTCGGAGGAACAAATGTTCACGTCATTGTAGAAGAACATGACCATTTAAAAGCATTGAATGAAGATCAGGGCCGGTTAAAAAACCTGTTTACCTGGTCAGCTAAATCAGCGGACAGCTTACAAGCTTATGAATCGGTTTTAAAAACATACCTTCATACACAAGCTGAACTTAACCATGCTGACGTTGCTTATACCCTGCAAACCACAAGAGCAGATTTCTTACAGCGCAGTTTTTTTGTTGCTGGTACTACAGAGGATTTAACAGCAGAAAATAAGGTATCTACGGCTATTGTTAAAACACTGCCCGGCGAAACGGTATTTCTATTTCCTGGTCAGGGTGCACAGTACCCTGGAATGGGCGTTGAACTCTATAAAAACGAACCTGTTTATCAAGCAGCCATTGATGAATGTGCATCGATTTTAATGGCTTATCTGGATCAGGATATCAGGCAGCTGATTTACGCAGCAGCTGATGACCTGCAAGCTGGCATACTGTTAAACAACACAAAATACACACAACCTGCTTTATTTATCACTTCTTATGCCATTGCCCGTTTGTGGATGAGCTGGGGAATACAGCCTTCTATCCTTTGCGGACATAGTATTGGAGAATACGTTGCTGCACATTTAGCAGGGGTTTTCACTTTAGAAGATGGTCTTAAACTTATTGCTTCCCGTGGTGCAATGGTCAGCGAATTACCAGAAGGAAGTATGTTAAGTGTCAGGGCTTCTGCTTTGGAAATTGAGCAATTCCTTCCGGAAACTTTAGCTATTGCAGCAATAAACAGCCCTAAATTATGTGTTGTTGCCGGAAAAAATGAAGATATTGATGCCTTTCAGCTTAATCTTGATGAAAAGCTGATCTTACATAAAAGATTACTAACCAGCCATGCTTTTCACTCTGCGATGATGGATCCTATCCTCAAAGACTTTAGTGAAATTGTAAGTCAGGTCAAATTAAACAGACCACAAAAACCAATTGTTTCTACAGTTACGGGTGATTTCCTGACCGATGCACAAGCACAGAACCCTGGTTACTGGACAGAACATTTAAGAAAAACAGTTCGTTTTTCTCCAGCCATGGATACCATACTGGCACTGGATCACCCGGTATTGATTGAAGCAGGTCCGGGAAATACCTGTACCACGCTGGCCTGGCAGCATGAAGCGAAAACTACCTTTACTGCAATTGCCAGTCTGGATAAAAAAGAGGCCGCAGGTTCTTATGATGCGATTTTAACTGCTTTGGGAAAAACCTGGTTAGCAGGATTAACCCCAGACTGGAAAGCATTCTACCACAACCAGCACAGGCGGAGCATTGAGCTGCCTGCTTACCGTTATCATAAAAAAAGATACTGGGCAGAACCTAAAAACAAGATCAGACAAAACACACTAACCAATACTCACCAAATCACTACAAATCCCCTGACTGCCATGAGGAAAGATACACTGATTGAAAAGATCAAACACTTACTGGAAAATGCCTCTGGAATTGAAATGGATGGTGTTACCCCAGATAGAAGTTTTATTGAGATCGGACTGGATTCATTGCTGCTGACACAGGTCGCAATTACCTTTAAAAAAGAATTCTCTCTGCCGGTCAGCTTCAGACAACTGAATGAAGAATATTCAACTATTGATGCACTTGCTTCTTATATAGCTAAAAATACGGCACAGGAACCAGCTCCCGCAGCCACACCCGTTTCACCTGACTATAACCAGGCTGTGAACAGGTCTGCTGCTTTTGCCCCTGCCGACACTGCTCTTGGATTAATCGCCCAGCAGTTACAGTTATTGACTAAACAGGTGGAATTGATGAGTGGATCTGCGCCTTCGGTTTACCGTGATGCGGTTTCTTCTGCACCCATACGAACACCAGACACCACAACAACAGCTATTTCTGCGGAGGAGTTAATAGAAATTAAAAAACCATTTGGGGCTACTGCAAGAATTGAAAAAAGTTCAGCTGCTTTAACGCCTGAACAAAAAGAATTCTTAACGCAATTAACCCAGCGTTACAATCAAAAAACTGCTGCCAGTAAAGCTTATACACAAAAACACAGGGCTCATATGGCAGATCCCCGTGTGGTATCCGGATTTAAACCTTATACCAAAGAAATCGTTTATTCTATTGTCGCCAATAAATCTCTTGGAAGCCATTTATGGGATATTGATGGAAATGAATACATCGATGCTTTGAATGGCTTTGGCTCAAACTTATTGGGTTATCAGCACCCTGTATTGAAAAGTGCAATTCTCGAACAGGTAGAAAAAGGATATGAAATAGGTCCGCAGCATGAGCTTGCCGGTGAGGTCAGCCAGCTGATTTGTGAATTTACTGGTTTTGACCGTGCTGCCCTATGTAATACTGGCTCTGAGGCTGTTTTAGGAGCAATGAGAATTGCCAGAACAGTGACCGGGCGTTCTTTAATCGTTTCCTTTTCGGGCTCTTACCATGGAATTAACGATGAAGTTATTATCAGGGGAACTAAAAAATTAAAAAGCTTTCCGGCAGCTCCGGGCATTATGCCCGAGGCTGTACAAAATATGCTGGTCCTGGATTATGGGACTGAAGAATCATTAAATATCATCAGAGAAAGAGCACATGAAATTGCTGCGGTTCTGGTAGAGCCTGTACAAAGCAGAAGACCAGAATTTCAGCCGGTTGACTTTCTGAAAGAAATCAGGGAAATTACGCTGAAATCTGAAACAGTACTGATCTTTGATGAAGTAATTACTGGTTTCCGTGCTCATCAGGGTGGCGCACAGGCCATATTTGGCATTCAGGCTGACCTGGGTACTTATGGAAAAGTAATTGGCGGAGGTTTACCTATCGGAGCTATCGCCGGAAAAAAACAATTCATGGATGCACTGGATGGTGGCTTCTGGTCTTATGGTGACGCCTCCTATCCGGAAGCAGGAGTTACTTATTTTGCCGGAACCTTTGTCAGACACCCGCTGGCACTGGCGGCTGGTAAAGCCAGTCTGGAATATATGAAAGCAAAAGGTCATGAATTCCAGCTCAAATTAAATAACAATACCACTTATCTGGCCGGCTTATTAAATGAGATCATTGAGGAATTGAACCTGCCGCTGTTTGCTGCTCATTTTGGTTCTTTGTGGAAGCTCAAATTTACAACAGAATATCCATACAGTGAGCTGCTATTTACCTTGATGCGGTATAAAGGGATTCATATCTGGGATGGTTTTCCTTGTTTTGTGACCGAAGCGCATACACTGGATGAGATCAATCAGATTGCAGCAAAATTCAAAGAAAGTGCAAGTGAATTAATTAAAGCCGGGTTGATCCCCTTAAATGAATCTCCGTCTTTAACAGAAGCAGGCCGTTCCAATGGAATCTCCGTACTTCAACCGCCTGTTCCAGGTGCAAGACTAGGAAGAGATCAATCAGGAAATCCTGCCTGGTTTATCACCGATCCGGAAAATCCGGAAAAATATCTTCAGGTAGAGTCAAATAGTTAA